A genomic region of Metopolophium dirhodum isolate CAU chromosome 1, ASM1992520v1, whole genome shotgun sequence contains the following coding sequences:
- the LOC132953755 gene encoding uncharacterized protein LOC132953755: protein MIETIKIAQHNICKCRIASLQLRDYCHSNKIDIILLQEPLIQKDRVYAFESSKQIHKGNRAGAAIVVLNEELRIIELAQHTSDHVVAIRVSKHDEAHAITVVSAYFKYNMPTLWFVEKLHAVLEDERRVLIGADVNAHSKLWHSTDRNERGLVVEGLIEDHDLGIANRPSQLRTYDREGMGSSNIDVTLFTPSISNQIGEWSVLDNTDSDHNTLVYNLEIGSQQPPSDRNHTFVVRKADWNKFTHKLLENKPEIDETSVHTFAKSLTLVIQNAARASMPSGSRQKRCGKQPWWNNQLDSLKKELDRQRRNGSNVTNKPEYNALRNRYLKEIRSAKMAAWRHFSNDINTNAWGKAFKWAKNGSKRPSIPSTMKDINGVTTNS from the coding sequence ATGATTGAGACCATTAAAATAGCACAGCATAATATCTGCAAGTGTAGGATAGCCTCCTTGCAACTCCGAGACTACTGTCATAGCAATAAAATAGACATCATTCTTTTACAAGAGCCGCTAATCCAAAAAGACAGGGTATATGCATTTGAAAGCAGTAAGCAAATACATAAAGGCAACCGGGCAGGGGCAGCCATTGTAGTTCTCAACGAAGAACTTCGCATAATCGAGCTGGCACAACATACGAGTGACCATGTAGTCGCAATTAGAGTCAGCAAGCATGATGAGGCACATGCTATAACAGTAGTGTCGGCATATTTTAAGTACAACATGCCGACACTCTGGTTCGTTGAGAAATTGCACGCAGTCCTCGAAGATGAGAGGCGGGTCCTAATCGGTGCAGATGTTAATGCACATTCCAAATTATGGCACAGCACTGACCGTAATGAAAGAGGCCTGGTAGTGGAAGGTCTAATTGAAGACCATGATTTGGGTATTGCGAACCGTCCATCGCAGCTAAGGACATATGATCGTGAAGGAATGGGATCGTCAAACATCGACGTCACCCTCTTCACACCAAGTATTTCAAACCAAATCGGTGAATGGTCAGTACTTGATAATACAGACAGTGATCATAACACGCTGGTGTATAATTTGGAAATCGGCAGCCAACAACCACCAAGTGATAGAAACCACACATTCGTCGTGAGAAAGGCGGACTGGAATAAATTCACGCATAAACTCTTGGAGAATAAGCCAGAGATAGATGAGACCTCAGTACACACCTTTGCTAAATCTCTGACATTAGTGATTCAGAATGCAGCCAGAGCATCCATGCCCTCTGGCAGCAGACAAAAACGCTGTGGTAAGCAACCCTGGTGGAACAATCAGTTGGACAGTCTGAAAAAAGAATTGGACAGACAGAGACGCAATGGATCAAACGTGACGAATAAGCCCGAATATAACGCGTTACGCAATAGATACTTAAAAGAGATAAGGTCAGCGAAGATGGCTGCATGGAGACATTTCTCAAATGACATTAACACTAACGCGTGGGGTAAGGCCTTTAAGTGGGCAAAGAATGGCTCAAAAAGACCGAGTATCCCCAGCACTATGAAAGACATTAACGGTGTAACCACCAATAGCTGA